The Salvia miltiorrhiza cultivar Shanhuang (shh) chromosome 1, IMPLAD_Smil_shh, whole genome shotgun sequence genome has a window encoding:
- the LOC131004018 gene encoding cysteine proteinase inhibitor A-like isoform X2, whose protein sequence is MKSKSIDLRKTIHFSLLLAVVAVVCQIGFCSESPEQTITMKLGGLRNTAQNSLEIEDIGRFAVQEHNKNQNTLLEFGRVVNAKEQVVAGKMYHLTVEAVDGGQNKIYEAKVWVKPWMNFKQLQEFKEVRDNPTTSSALGIERGH, encoded by the exons ATGAAATCAAAGAGCATCGATTTAAGGAAAACCATTCACTTCAGCTTGCTTTTGGCGGTGGTTGCCGTAGTTTGTCAGATCGGATTCTGTAGCGAATCGCCGGAGCAGACGATAACGATGAAGCTCGGCGGCCTGCGCAATACGGCTCAAAACAGCCTCGAAATTGAGGATATCGGCCGGTTTGCTGTTCAAGAACATAATAAGAATCAG AACACCTTGCTTGAATTTGGAAGAGTAGTGAATGCCAAAGAACAGGTAGTAGCTGGTAAGATGTACCATCTCACAGTGGAGGCGGTCGATGGGGGTCAGAACAAGATTTACGAAGCTAAAGTGTGGGTGAAGCCATGGATGAATTTCAAGCAGCTTCAGGAATTCAAGGAGGTTCGTGATAACCCTACCACGTCTTCGGCTCTTGGCATTGAGCGTG GTCATTGA
- the LOC131004018 gene encoding cysteine proteinase inhibitor A-like isoform X1, producing MKSKSIDLRKTIHFSLLLAVVAVVCQIGFCSESPEQTITMKLGGLRNTAQNSLEIEDIGRFAVQEHNKNQNTLLEFGRVVNAKEQVVAGKMYHLTVEAVDGGQNKIYEAKVWVKPWMNFKQLQEFKEVRDNPTTSSALGIERVLKRMVAFKY from the exons ATGAAATCAAAGAGCATCGATTTAAGGAAAACCATTCACTTCAGCTTGCTTTTGGCGGTGGTTGCCGTAGTTTGTCAGATCGGATTCTGTAGCGAATCGCCGGAGCAGACGATAACGATGAAGCTCGGCGGCCTGCGCAATACGGCTCAAAACAGCCTCGAAATTGAGGATATCGGCCGGTTTGCTGTTCAAGAACATAATAAGAATCAG AACACCTTGCTTGAATTTGGAAGAGTAGTGAATGCCAAAGAACAGGTAGTAGCTGGTAAGATGTACCATCTCACAGTGGAGGCGGTCGATGGGGGTCAGAACAAGATTTACGAAGCTAAAGTGTGGGTGAAGCCATGGATGAATTTCAAGCAGCTTCAGGAATTCAAGGAGGTTCGTGATAACCCTACCACGTCTTCGGCTCTTGGCATTGAGCGTG TTCTAAAAAGAATGGTTGCTTTCAAGTATTAA